The window TGGGTTTACCCGTGAATGACGGGtaaggaagacgaagaagaagacgaagacgaagacgaagacgaagaagaagaaaaacccaaGTATACTTTTACTTGAGTTTCATTCAAAGATCAAAGCCTTCGATATCACGAGTTATGACTAAACCTGTTAATATACAATTAAGTAAAGGTGTCAATCGggtggtttggtttgggttttttggtttcGATGTGAGTTTCAgggaaaccaaaatcgaaccaataaGTATTTTTCGGATTCAGATTGGATTCAGGTTCTGTTCAGCTTGTGAAATCGGTTTCAATTCGATTCGGTTTGGGTTGGAAGCCGGATACTGACTGGTTTTGGGTAGGGATTAGGTAGGGTTATTAAGGTTCAGGAGTTGTTTCAGTGTTCGATTCGGTTTGGTCTAATCGGTCGGGTTAATCGATGGCCAGTGTGTTTAGCCCGAACTGAGCCAAAACCGGATGGTGCTCTCCCACGTAAACGAAGTCGAATTGATAAGGCCTCGTTCAGTATGGGTTGGACTCAATCGGGTCAGATCGGACCGGTTcatttaggttttgacacccttgtACAGTTTAGTCATAAACGAAATACTAATAAAACCCTTAAAAGACGTTATTGTTAAGGAGATGACACTTACCATGTAGCTTCCCATTGAAAAAACCAATCTAAGTTCCATGACTATGGGAACTCATCTTGACTCTAAGGaccaaagaacaaagaaattaGTTAAAACATTTCAACAAAAACCCAACTAGTAaggctttctttctttctccatgATCTAAGAATACGTTTCAAGTGGGGTCACTCTCAAAGTCTTCTTCACACCAACCCAACTCCTTCCTTGGTTTCCCCTCCTACTTCACCATTCACAAGggtttttggttcactttgaaaTGCTATAAATAGCCCTCCACATCTCTCATGGATCTTCCAACCCAAACCACGGTGCCTAGCATAGCAAAGCAAAGCTAAACTAAGCTAGCTGCTCCGCCCCATTTGATCACTTACCTTTGTTTAATTCGAGTTGAAATGGCTTCTTTCTTTAGCTTGAAGGCCTTGGCATGCCTGGCTCTTGCACTCACTCTAACTGTGCAAGGCACCCTAGGTATGTTTTATGTGTTTCTGTATATACATTTGTTCTGCTCTACTATAGATTTATAGAGGCGCTGTTCTCTTTGCTGGAGCACAGGCTGtgccaggcacatgggggtgggtgcaatgaccaccctgctcccttgagtggcaggcccatgtgcctgggcacagcctacGCTGctacagcacagagaacattctccatTTCTCCCATATATCATAAGCTAATTAGCTTTAATGAGGGGGTTGCAGGAGAAGGAACCATAAAGTGTGAGAAACTGGAGAAGGACAAGTGTGCCTTCGCGGTATCATCAGCAGGGAAAAGGTGTGTTCTTGAGAAGAGCGTGAGGAGGAGTGGAGAGGAGGTTTACAGTTGCCGGACGTCGGAGATAGAGGCGGAGAATGTGAAGGATTTGATCGAAACAGACCAGTGCATCGAGGCTTGTGGTCTGGACCGTAACTCTCTGGGGATATCCTCTGATTCCCTCCTTGAGTCTCGCTTCACCCACAAACTCTGCTCTTCTTGTTGCTACCACAACTGCCCCAACATTGTTGACCTCTTCTTTAATCTAGCCGCTGGTGAAGGTATAACTGCAAAAACTTAAttaattcttaaacaaattaaaactgTTGGAGGGTCCATCCCAAAACATTAAGGCATTAGATCGATGGAGAGATATTCTCGCACATGTGAGAGTATACCTCTATGACTGATCTCACTCAACATACATATGGCTATGGGTTTGCTTGTAGTGGTGCACTCTGAGCGcagatcatgtccttgtacaaatACCCCATCCAAGAGccagtcacatggaatccaccCTGAGACACAcaggaggagtggattccatgtgagtggccctAGAGGGCTTTGGACGGTACTtctacaaggacatgatccagTCTCGTGGGCTCTTTGCTTGTGCATTGAACTATACTATGCACTCCACAGTCTCCACTGATATTTCTATGTGGCAATAAATTTGAAATGATCCAATCTTTTGGCTAGACATGCTATGAATTTTTCTTAAACATTTGAAACTGATTtcgtgagaaaaaaaaaaacagaaatgaatttttcatgattttaacttttttttttttaatacgaaaaataaatatttatcaAAACTTAATGTTTTTATCACTCTCTCACATGCATGTAGTATTTAGCAATACTGTTCTACACGTAGTAGGTACACAATTTAAAGGAGAATAACAAAGGAATGTGGATCATGATACTATGTTGAAGGGCCCAACCCAAAACCTCAAACCATTTGGTGGAGAGAGCTCCTCAAGTCTGAACACACCAAGGACCTTAATAAGCTAGCTAATGTTAAATGGATTACACCTCTATAACTTCCAACATCTCAAACACTCATCTATACTTTATATAATTTGTAAAACGCAGGAGTTTTTCTTCCCAAATTATGTGAAGCACAAGGAGCAAACGCACGAAGAGCATTGTCTGAGATGAAAAGCTCTGGTTTCGTCGCACCAGCTCCAAAATCCGACAGTTTCCCCATGAAATCCGTTGTTGCACCAGCAATGTCTCCCATGTAAACTTACTGAGACATTATTCTTGGATGGATATTCCCCTATTTAATGATAGTACACTTCATAAAATTAAGCTACTACCTACTAGACAAGCTGATACAACATTGTGTCACACCAGGGACTGTATGTTACTTTGTATAACTTTTTAAGGTTTTCGTGTGATGAgtgtctctttctctttacATTGGCTGCGTAGGGTTTTCATATAATACAATCAATGCCGAAAGAAGTATAATTAATTGTAGTTGAGAGCTATGGTGTGTCAAGTACTGTATGATACATTATCCATCTACTTATAAACATAATTTATAGATTCAAATCAAAGTGTTGTTGGGAACGAATGCCCAACTACGAAGAAGAACCCAAGCAAACAAAGTGTTCTAGATCTTTTTCACTATTTCCTGAAAAACTCTTTACACCCCTCTTCACCTCATAAAGTGTTCCTCCTTTACTTGTTACCAGGGTTTTCCACACAGAAAATATATAAGGAAATCCAAAATCTTAATCCCCAAACAATTACAATTATACCACGTACATGTAATGGACACAAAACCCATCTAAATTACAAGTACAAACCAATTACAATTATATGAACCTGCATAACACAAGACACGCCCAACCCTAACAATTGTTACATTGTTCTGAAAGAAATCTCATGCCAAAAGTTCAAAATTCCAAATCACCCATAACTAGGGTGATTACCATGGCAGCTCTCCTATAGTAGAAGCCTAAAAACACATCAATGGGGTCAGTTCCAAGGTAACAGTGCATCGTAGCCTTGTAAGCAGCAAGTCTACTTTACTTCTAATAATATTGTAACCCATAGGACAACTTTTTAGTTCGATTAATACGATTCGCTCTGTGGACATTCTCTTTCAGTCTTCGATCTTGTTTAACCAAACCCACAAAGCCAGAATTGGTTTTTGATTGATTATTATGCCttatttgatatgatttttatttcaatttcatggcatgatttctatttcggaaattattta is drawn from Telopea speciosissima isolate NSW1024214 ecotype Mountain lineage chromosome 1, Tspe_v1, whole genome shotgun sequence and contains these coding sequences:
- the LOC122644783 gene encoding uncharacterized protein LOC122644783 isoform X1 gives rise to the protein MASFFSLKALACLALALTLTVQGTLGEGTIKCEKLEKDKCAFAVSSAGKRCVLEKSVRRSGEEVYSCRTSEIEAENVKDLIETDQCIEACGLDRNSLGISSDSLLESRFTHKLCSSCCYHNCPNIVDLFFNLAAGEGIFLPKLCEAQGANARRALSEMKSSGFVAPAPKSDSFPMKSVVAPAMSPM
- the LOC122644783 gene encoding uncharacterized protein LOC122644783 isoform X2, producing MASFFSLKALACLALALTLTVQGTLGEGTIKCEKLEKDKCAFAVSSAGKRCVLEKSVRRSGEEVYSCRTSEIEAENVKDLIETDQCIEACGLDRNSLGISSDSLLESRFTHKLCSSCCYHNCPNIVDLFFNLAAGEGVFLPKLCEAQGANARRALSEMKSSGFVAPAPKSDSFPMKSVVAPAMSPM